One genomic segment of Clostridium estertheticum subsp. estertheticum includes these proteins:
- a CDS encoding RNA degradosome polyphosphate kinase, with protein sequence MIDYSLPKYFISRELSWIQFNERVLEEAQDTTNPLFERLKFAAIVSSNLDEFFMVRVGSLSDQITAEFDKKEPSGLTPTEQMEQIGILVHKLVSSLSNCYNRSLKKGLEKEKIKFLKFNDLSKEQINYVENYYTKNIFPVLTPMLVNQSSPFPLISNKSLNIAILLKNDKGENIFATIKAPSVFDRFVKIPDEGGLAFIFLEDIIKMNLKSLFNGHEIIDASCYRITRNADMALDEEGAEDLLEAIEASLKQRRWGKAVRLEIEKGMNNKLLEILERELEISKDQEYIINGQIDLTFLMKIGRIKGYEKLEYKPIKPQLSKQFLKYNNIFEAITEKDILLHHPYESFGPIVELVRQAAVDSDVLAIKHTLYRVSGNSPIIEALVKAAEMGKQVTVLVELKARFDESNNIVWAKQLEQSGCHVIYGLVGLKTHCKILLVVRREEDGIKRYVHMGTGNYNDVTAKLYTDLGLFTSNPYFGADASALFNMLSGNSRPTALHKFSLAPLQLRDRFLQMIIEETENARKGKKARIIIKVNSLVDIEIIKALFKASTAGVKIDLIVRGICCLKPGIPGVSENITVRSIVGRFLEHSRIFYFYNDGQEGIYLSSADWMTRNLDRRVELLFPIEDQQARDRIKEILYISLSDTIKARILTKDGIYTRIDRRGKEQINSQEEFYNFVLNKDDKIKEKMHSMKEYWKENGFVPRVSDKIE encoded by the coding sequence ATGATTGATTATTCATTACCTAAGTATTTTATAAGTCGCGAACTAAGTTGGATTCAGTTTAATGAACGGGTTCTTGAAGAAGCACAGGATACAACAAATCCATTGTTTGAAAGGTTAAAGTTTGCAGCTATCGTAAGTTCAAATTTAGATGAATTTTTTATGGTTAGAGTTGGCTCACTATCGGATCAAATTACAGCTGAATTTGATAAAAAAGAACCATCAGGACTTACGCCGACAGAGCAAATGGAGCAAATAGGAATATTAGTACATAAACTTGTTTCTAGTTTATCTAATTGTTATAATCGGTCCTTAAAAAAAGGCCTTGAAAAAGAAAAAATAAAATTTCTGAAATTTAATGATTTAAGTAAAGAACAGATTAATTATGTTGAAAACTATTATACGAAAAACATTTTTCCAGTACTAACACCTATGCTCGTTAATCAAAGCAGTCCTTTTCCGTTGATATCAAATAAAAGTTTGAATATTGCAATTCTTCTTAAAAATGATAAGGGGGAAAATATTTTTGCAACAATAAAGGCACCTTCTGTTTTTGACAGATTTGTAAAAATTCCAGATGAAGGTGGTTTAGCTTTTATATTTTTAGAAGATATTATTAAAATGAACTTAAAGTCTCTTTTTAATGGACATGAAATTATAGATGCAAGCTGTTATCGTATTACAAGAAATGCCGATATGGCACTAGACGAAGAAGGTGCGGAAGATTTACTTGAGGCAATTGAAGCATCTTTAAAGCAACGAAGATGGGGCAAAGCTGTGCGTCTTGAAATAGAGAAGGGTATGAATAATAAATTGCTTGAAATTCTTGAGCGGGAGCTTGAAATTTCGAAAGATCAGGAGTATATAATAAACGGACAAATAGATTTAACTTTTTTAATGAAAATTGGAAGGATTAAGGGTTATGAGAAACTAGAATATAAACCTATAAAACCGCAGTTATCAAAACAGTTTTTAAAATATAACAACATATTTGAAGCTATAACAGAGAAAGATATTTTATTACATCATCCATATGAATCCTTTGGACCGATTGTTGAGTTAGTAAGGCAAGCAGCTGTTGATTCTGATGTTCTTGCTATAAAACATACATTATATCGTGTAAGCGGCAATTCACCTATTATAGAAGCCTTAGTAAAGGCTGCTGAAATGGGTAAACAAGTTACTGTACTTGTTGAACTTAAGGCAAGATTTGATGAAAGTAATAACATAGTTTGGGCAAAGCAATTAGAACAATCAGGATGTCATGTAATTTATGGGCTTGTGGGACTTAAAACACATTGTAAGATATTGCTAGTAGTAAGGCGTGAAGAAGATGGCATTAAGCGTTATGTTCATATGGGTACGGGAAACTACAACGATGTCACTGCAAAGCTTTATACAGATTTGGGTCTGTTTACATCGAATCCTTATTTTGGGGCAGATGCATCTGCTCTATTTAATATGTTATCTGGGAATTCTAGACCAACAGCTTTACATAAATTTAGTCTTGCTCCATTACAGTTAAGAGATAGATTTTTACAAATGATAATTGAGGAAACGGAGAATGCGAGGAAGGGTAAGAAAGCCAGAATTATTATAAAAGTTAACTCATTAGTTGATATTGAGATTATTAAAGCTCTATTTAAGGCATCAACAGCAGGAGTGAAAATAGATTTAATAGTACGTGGTATTTGTTGCCTTAAACCTGGAATACCAGGTGTAAGTGAAAACATTACTGTGAGAAGTATTGTTGGTAGATTTTTAGAACATAGTCGTATTTTCTATTTTTATAACGATGGACAGGAAGGAATTTACTTATCAAGTGCAGATTGGATGACTAGAAATTTAGACCGAAGAGTAGAACTTTTATTTCCAATTGAAGATCAACAGGCAAGGGACAGAATAAAAGAAATTTTATACATATCTTTATCAGATACAATAAAAGCTAGAATTTTGACTAAAGATGGAATCTATACGAGAATTGATAGAAGAGGTAAAGAACAAATTAATAGTCAGGAAGAATTTTATAATTTTGTACTAAATAAAGATGATAAAATTAAAGAAAAAATGCATAGTATGAAGGAATATTGGAAAGAAAATGGGTTTGTACCAAGGGTATCAGATAAAATTGAATGA
- a CDS encoding DUF1450 domain-containing protein, with protein sequence MIKICKSNESYKELSKALKDNNIEFEHKKCLNKCGLCHKHPIAKNHGEFISADSVEKLVKKLKLDK encoded by the coding sequence ATGATTAAAATATGTAAATCAAATGAAAGCTACAAGGAACTTAGTAAAGCCTTGAAAGATAATAATATAGAATTTGAACACAAAAAATGTTTAAACAAATGTGGTCTATGCCATAAACATCCAATTGCTAAAAACCATGGTGAATTTATATCTGCTGATAGCGTAGAAAAACTTGTTAAAAAATTAAAGCTAGACAAATAG
- a CDS encoding EAL domain-containing protein, with translation MSDELREIIFNNRLRSVFQPIISMQTGEVIGYEALTRGPKDSKYINPEILFESAKTHDLLWDLEITCRKNAIKTFSTHNSDKFLFVNIDPAVLKDDHFIKGFTKELLAKYNISPTSLIFEITEKTSIDCYENFSEVIDYYKNQGYKIAIDDVGTGYSGLTTIAKTRPNYIKMDMSLITNVTRDNFKKAIIKSFVDFANSTNTKIIAEGIEDVNDLYTLIEIGVHYGQGFLINRPADNLMEPPEIIKKRIVDKNINMRKHSFSPSSNVKIGEIAKEVCPVLSTTTCSEVDKLFKSNHSIRGISIVNNSYSIIGVLMNSDFFSKVGTQYGWSIYMKRPIHLIMDSNPLIIDYDTTLDIVSKIVISREEDKLYDYIIVKKNDKYFGVVTVISLLEKTMEFELNVAKYSNPLTDTSL, from the coding sequence ATGTCAGATGAGCTTCGAGAAATTATTTTTAATAATAGATTACGATCTGTTTTTCAGCCAATTATCTCAATGCAAACAGGAGAGGTTATAGGATATGAAGCTCTAACAAGGGGGCCCAAGGATAGTAAGTATATAAATCCTGAAATACTTTTTGAATCGGCTAAAACACATGACCTTCTTTGGGACTTAGAAATTACATGTAGAAAAAATGCGATAAAGACATTTAGTACCCATAATTCTGATAAATTTTTGTTTGTAAATATAGACCCTGCTGTTTTAAAAGATGATCATTTTATTAAAGGTTTTACTAAGGAACTATTAGCAAAATATAATATTAGTCCAACCTCACTTATATTTGAAATTACTGAAAAAACCTCAATTGATTGTTATGAAAACTTTAGTGAAGTGATAGATTATTATAAGAATCAGGGATATAAGATAGCTATTGATGATGTAGGAACAGGCTATTCTGGACTTACAACTATTGCAAAAACAAGACCAAACTATATTAAAATGGATATGAGTTTAATAACAAATGTGACTAGGGACAATTTTAAAAAAGCAATAATTAAATCCTTTGTTGATTTCGCAAATTCCACAAATACTAAAATTATTGCTGAAGGAATAGAAGATGTGAATGATCTTTATACTCTTATCGAAATAGGTGTACACTATGGTCAAGGATTTTTAATAAATAGACCAGCTGATAATTTAATGGAACCACCTGAGATAATAAAAAAAAGGATTGTTGATAAAAATATTAATATGAGGAAACATAGTTTTAGTCCAAGTTCTAATGTAAAAATAGGAGAAATTGCAAAGGAAGTGTGCCCGGTTTTATCTACAACGACATGTAGCGAAGTAGACAAGCTTTTTAAGAGTAATCACAGTATAAGAGGTATTTCAATAGTTAATAACAGCTATTCAATAATTGGAGTATTAATGAATTCTGATTTTTTTTCAAAGGTTGGAACTCAATATGGATGGTCAATATATATGAAAAGACCTATCCACTTAATTATGGATTCAAACCCACTTATTATTGATTATGATACCACCTTAGACATAGTATCAAAAATTGTTATATCAAGAGAAGAGGATAAACTATATGATTATATAATTGTTAAAAAAAATGATAAATATTTTGGTGTGGTTACTGTAATTTCATTACTTGAAAAAACAATGGAGTTCGAATTAAATGTAGCAAAATATTCCAACCCATTAACAGACACGTCTCTATAA
- a CDS encoding DUF4041 domain-containing protein codes for MAILTSIKDALSAKQYKAEIEKLIEENKNLKYIKLTPTQMGMSRILSKTKELEAELEEYDKLILTKTKAIEELNIEYGNQATYQTREFEEKSNEYDHKIELKDKELEDKSIENDNIIESKKKEYDDLIDLKAKELEDKSAEYDNLINGKKEEYDNLIQIKGKELEDKSTEYDEFIERKSKEYEDTFKQKAIELEQKSSEYEDLIETKTKSIEELNLEYNNTKTSVDDLNSQIITLDDDVSMQGFGIYKSEYNLMNSVKCSTMLAEIREKQVDMIKSKEAIEFKQWIINGNINENNQLAGDMTDDMIKLVVRIFNDECDSIINKVKFSNIEAIENRIKKFFEDLNKLGNITQVKISPKYFNTKMEELYLSYEYKLKDQEEKESKTT; via the coding sequence ATGGCAATACTTACATCCATTAAAGACGCTTTAAGTGCGAAACAATATAAAGCTGAGATTGAAAAATTAATCGAGGAAAATAAAAATTTAAAATATATAAAATTAACTCCAACTCAAATGGGAATGAGTCGGATTTTATCTAAAACAAAAGAACTCGAAGCAGAGCTTGAAGAATATGATAAGCTAATTTTAACAAAAACAAAAGCTATAGAGGAACTTAATATAGAATATGGTAATCAAGCTACCTATCAAACAAGAGAATTTGAAGAGAAATCTAATGAATACGATCATAAAATCGAATTAAAAGATAAGGAACTTGAGGATAAATCAATTGAAAATGATAATATAATTGAAAGTAAAAAGAAAGAATATGATGATTTAATTGATTTAAAAGCTAAAGAACTTGAAGATAAGTCAGCAGAATATGATAATTTAATAAACGGCAAGAAGGAAGAATATGACAATCTAATACAAATAAAAGGTAAAGAGCTTGAGGATAAATCAACAGAATATGATGAATTTATTGAAAGAAAGAGCAAAGAGTACGAGGATACTTTCAAACAAAAGGCTATTGAACTTGAGCAGAAGTCTAGTGAATATGAGGATTTAATAGAGACTAAGACAAAATCTATTGAGGAGCTTAATTTAGAATATAATAATACAAAAACTTCTGTAGATGATTTAAATTCCCAAATAATAACTTTAGATGATGATGTATCGATGCAAGGTTTCGGTATTTATAAATCTGAATATAATTTAATGAATTCAGTGAAATGCTCTACTATGCTTGCAGAGATAAGGGAAAAGCAAGTGGATATGATTAAATCTAAAGAAGCCATAGAATTTAAGCAATGGATTATTAATGGAAATATAAATGAAAATAATCAATTAGCAGGAGATATGACTGATGATATGATCAAACTAGTTGTTAGAATTTTTAATGATGAGTGTGATTCTATAATTAACAAGGTGAAATTCAGTAATATTGAAGCAATAGAAAACAGAATAAAAAAATTCTTTGAAGATTTAAACAAACTTGGGAATATAACACAAGTCAAAATATCGCCTAAATATTTTAATACTAAAATGGAAGAACTTTACCTTTCTTATGAATATAAATTAAAGGATCAAGAAGAAAAAGAAAGCAAAACTACATAA
- the larE gene encoding ATP-dependent sacrificial sulfur transferase LarE, translating into MELEMKFQKLKDNIQGLKSVAIAYSGGVDSTFLLKVAADVLGNKVIAITAKSTTYPEREFKEAVKYIEDIGAKHIVIISEELEIEGFAKNPIDRCYFCKKELFSKVRKVADDNNINAVLDGSNADDVSDYRPGMKAANELRVISPLKDAFLTKDNIRELSKRLGLPTWNKPAFACLSSRFPYGNEITVEKLSMVERAEQFLLDLGFRQIRVRHHGDIARVEVNAEERNKFFSTEMMDKVANELKSIGFKYVTLDLLGYRTGSMNEVLSDKEKNSVEALD; encoded by the coding sequence ATGGAATTAGAAATGAAGTTTCAAAAACTGAAGGATAATATTCAAGGATTGAAAAGTGTAGCAATAGCATATTCAGGAGGTGTTGATAGCACTTTTCTATTAAAGGTAGCAGCAGATGTTTTAGGTAATAAAGTTATTGCAATTACTGCGAAATCAACAACATATCCAGAAAGAGAATTTAAGGAAGCTGTTAAATATATTGAGGACATTGGAGCAAAACACATAGTTATAATCTCAGAGGAATTAGAAATCGAAGGGTTTGCTAAAAATCCTATTGATAGATGTTATTTTTGTAAAAAAGAACTTTTTTCAAAAGTTAGAAAAGTTGCTGATGATAATAATATTAACGCAGTTTTGGATGGTTCTAATGCTGATGACGTTTCAGATTATAGACCAGGAATGAAGGCAGCAAATGAATTAAGAGTTATTAGCCCATTAAAGGATGCTTTCCTTACAAAAGATAATATAAGAGAATTATCAAAAAGGCTAGGATTACCAACTTGGAACAAACCAGCTTTTGCATGCTTATCATCAAGATTCCCATATGGTAACGAGATAACAGTTGAGAAATTAAGCATGGTTGAAAGAGCAGAACAATTTTTACTCGATTTAGGATTTAGGCAGATAAGAGTAAGACATCATGGAGATATAGCAAGAGTAGAAGTTAATGCCGAAGAAAGAAATAAATTTTTCAGTACAGAAATGATGGATAAGGTTGCAAATGAATTAAAAAGCATTGGGTTTAAATATGTTACCCTTGATTTGTTAGGATATAGAACTGGAAGTATGAATGAAGTACTTAGCGACAAAGAAAAGAATTCAGTAGAAGCCCTTGATTAA